The Syngnathus typhle isolate RoL2023-S1 ecotype Sweden linkage group LG11, RoL_Styp_1.0, whole genome shotgun sequence genome contains a region encoding:
- the prdm2b gene encoding PR domain zinc finger protein 2 has protein sequence MWDGEEGVKEEDEKPLTQGPAKVTPTEMTDHRDVRDTSVDTMDGPNEEEEEEEDANTLQGHDEAQGQPDSSLEGIARSQSPSSPPQEPDTDPDFDPLDLHGDSYPCQHCERHFSTRQGLERHIHIHTATGQQAQLFNCRYCSKSFGSQVGRRRHERRHESGLKKKPGSLAGTAHLLGPLVQTDISAPDRTSPTNQYAAVGSQLTGGPAHFSEMARKEPGPHADPPFVLDENGAPKELHPCKYCNKAFGTHTNMRRHQRRIHERHLLPKGVRRKGMLLQEASAQPRPDVSPNAGPALVYVPSADTEDETDRDDYVVDISKNISENLSFYIDGKIVSTNTVSTCEVIEVDTRSAALFGLDAVIISPSQLSQALKVEARASTAKQSSNFYPTSSKRRTSTPPLLPGLKVETETASSSLPNSLIQQAADSSGFQREKTVYLSPKLKQLLQTQDVQKSITLIAESHRLTSPLSVTPPQGPPSRFKRRTTSPPSSSQLGSPFTAEACKAETVSPYALKVPKLENLSSSSLDKEDTAALSPCGSNVAQSSSGSGGNTCNQQPLDLSNTVSRRSDTPNKILGDSALDLSLHRKSVADPDVKGSAVPQLQVKKRKPNTSMLEKVLMNEYVGLPLPTEEGPAPLANLAFQPQSPNVDSAHPSPPSLTPVTMNPSSPGTSSVTSTTPPPPVLPTMPSPQAIANSPLSQPSDSSAQRPLPVLSPKMSPRSPQVPSEEAESLFAGNEEEQQHSETLDSPDTPLQEPASPPAPLEPSSVSPSPTPDVSLTETSSSLLNGVTTRDLNSGSPKSENSDLAAVLPRPESLRTSPPLLASHDPAPLLLPHAKIKEEPENHTDDSSVKNHVPRDDVDFSPQPLEKKPDKPPTTQKSDSTYCKTFVCNVCESPFGSMKELSGHIVEHASDRPFKCEFCLQLFGDADALLAHRTTLHGVGTIFVCSLCSKEFAFLCNLQQHQKDLHPNDVCTHTSVESGKLRPQNYTDPSRAKEEISISRPAQETSVEAPEQNDASPATEKPDVNGNHANDCGEDPNEELYTTIKIMASEGGKPKGPDVRLGQNQHYPSYKPPPFPYHSRSHAGSMASATNFTTHNIPQTFTTAIRCTKCGNSFDNMPELHQHILACANASDKKRYTPKKNPIPLKQIVKSPNGVASPSAGQSAFRRMGQPKRLNFNQDVNKTKMSALSKKKNQLVQKAISQKNKTATSAKKAAIKVEEAQSNVCPHCGREFTYQASLGKHMAVSCPMKPAMKKKGKKKEAVSGAAEKTMSKKECEAAQTEPEPKPLGKTRARSSGAAELPEPPQTAKGKSVLKRPASFPAATTAAGKKAKKSQPQASPPHTPSDTAAQKQPVRLQRMGKATPKRLAEPKSSSPPQPKKEERFSLRMRERLGGPVTRSAQMAGPAVEAKAEDAPTPELKDAPEVLMK, from the exons ATGTGGGATGGGGAAGAAG GTGTGAAGGAGGAGGATGAGAAGCCACTAACACAAGGACCCGCCAAAGTCACGCCCACAGAAATGACCGACCACCGAGATGTGCGGGACACGTCAGTCGACACAATGGATGGGCCaaacgaggaagaggaggaagaagaggatgcCAACACTTTGCAAGGCCACGACGAAGCACAGGGGCAACCCGACTCGTCCCTCGAAGGTATTGCGAGAAGCCAGTCGCCGTCTTCCCCGCCTCAGGAGCCCGACACCGATCCCGACTTCGACCCCTTGGATTTGCACGGCGATTCGTACCCCTGTCAGCACTGTGAACGGCACTTCTCCACCAGGCAGGGTCTGGAGCGTCACATCCACATTCACACCGCCACTGGCCAGCAAGCGCAGCTCTTCAATTGCCGATACTGTAGCAAGTCCTTTGGCTCTCAGGTGGGTCGGCGGCGCCACGAGAGGAGGCACGAGAGCGGCCTCAAGAAGAAGCCCGGCTCCTTGGCCGGAACGGCTCATCTGCTCGGCCCTTTGGTGCAGACGGACATTTCCGCTCCCGACCGCACAAGCCCTACTAATCAATACGCCGCCGTGGGGTCGCAGCTTACGGGAGGACCCGCGCACTTCTCTGAAATGGCGAGGAAGGAACCTGGCCCGCATGCCGACCCTCCCTTCGTCTTGGATGAAAACGGGGCGCCCAAAGAGCTCCATCCTTGCAAGTACTGTAACAAAGCGTTTGGCACACACACTAATATGCGGCGGCACCAGCGTCGAATACACGAACGACACTTGTTACCCAAGGGTGTTCGCCGGAAAGGCATGCTGCTGCAGGAGGCGTCGGCGCAGCCGCGGCCCGACGTGTCGCCCAATGCCGGCCCCGCCCTCGTGTACGTACCCAGCGCCGACACAGAAGACGAGACCGACCGGGACGATTATGTCGTAGACATATCCAAAAACATCTCTGAGAACTTGAGCTTCTACATCGATGGCAAAATCGTGTCTACCAATACGGTGAGCACTTGTGAGGTCATTGAGGTGGACACTCGATCGGCCGCCCTTTTTGGTCTGGACGCGGTCATCATCAGCCCCAGTCAGCTCAGTCAGGCGCTCAAAGTGGAGGCTCGGGCCAGCACCGCCAAGCAGTCGTCCAACTTCTATCCGACTTCATCCAAAAGGCGGACGTCGACGCCGCCTCTTCTTCCCGGCCTCAAAGTCGAGACAGAAACGGCATCGTCGTCCTTGCCGAACTCGCTTATCCAGCAAGCGGCGGATTCGTCGGGATTCCAACGTGAGAAAACCGTTTATCTGTCACCGAAGCTCAAGCAgctcctccagacacaagacGTTCAGAAGTCCATCACGCTCATCGCGGAAAGTCACAGGCTGACCTCGCCGCTTTCCGTCACGCCGCCCCAAGGTCCCCCGAGTCGGTTTAAAAGGCGAACGACCTCACCCCCGTCGTCATCGCAGCTGGGTTCGCCCTTTACAGCAGAGGCTTGCAAGGCTGAGACGGTGAGCCCGTACGCCCTCAAGGTGCCAAAGCTGGAGAACCTCAGTAGCTCCTCTCTGGACAAGGAAGACACCGCAGCCTTGAGCCCTTGTGGAAGTAACGTCGCTCAAAGCTCCTCCGGCAGCGGCGGCAACACTTGCAATCAGCAACCCTTGGACCTGTCCAACACTGTCAGTCGAAGAAGCGACACCCCCAACAAGATCCTCGGCGATTCGGCTCTTGATTTGAGCTTGCATCGGAAGAGCGTCGCCGATCCGGACGTAAAGGGAAGTGCAGTGCCGCAGCTGCAAGTAAAGAAGAGGAAGCCAAACACCAGCATGCTTGAAAAGGTACTGATGAACGAGTACGTGGGTTTGCCCTTGCCGACGGAGGAGGGACCCGCGCCGCTCGCCAACCTGGCTTTTCAACCGCAGTCTCCCAATGTGGATTCTGCCCACCCCTCGCCTCCGTCCTTAACCCCCGTCACCATGAACCCCTCTTCACCTGGCACCTCCAGCGTGACATCCACAACGCCGCCACCGCCCGTACTCCCCACCATGCCCTCGCCGCAAGCGATAGCAAATTCTCCTCTTTCCCAGCCCTCGGACTCATCGGCCCAGCGGCCTCTTCCTGTCCTATCACCAAAGATGTCGCCAAGGTCGCCGCAGGTCCCCTCGGAAGAGGCGGAGAGTTTGTTCGCCGGCAACGAGGAAGAGCAGCAGCATTCTGAGACACTGGACTCCCCCGACACTCCACTCCAAGAACCCGCCAGTCCTCCTGCGCCCCTTGAGCCGTCTTCGGTCAGCCCGTCTCCTACGCCGGACGTTTCTTTGACTGAGACGAGCAGCAGCCTGCTGAACGGCGTAACTACCAGAGACCTTAACTCAGGAAGTCCAAAGTCTGAAAACTCCGACTTGGCTGCCGTTTTGCCCCGGCCGGAGTCTTTGCGGACATCGCCGCCTCTTCTCGCTTCACATGACCCAGCCCCGTTGCTGCTCCCACACGCAAAGATAAAAGAGGAGCCTGAGAATCACACAGATGACTCTTCTGTCAAAAACCATGTGCCTCGGGATGATGTTGATTTTTCACCGCAGCCTTTGGAAAAGAAACCCGATAAGCCCCCCACCACCCAAAAAAGCGACTCGACTTACTGCAAGACCTTTGTTTGCAATGTATGCGAGAGCCCGTTTGGGTCCATGAAGGAGCTCAGCGGGCATATCGTCGAGCACGCGTCCGATAGGCCCTTCAAGTGTGAGTTCTGTCTGCAGCTGTTCGGCGACGCGGACGCCCTTCTCGCCCACCGGACCACGCTACATGGGGTGGGCACCATCTTCGTGTGCTCTCTTTGTTCCAAGGAGTTTGCCTTTCTCTGCAATCTGCAACAGCACCAAAAAGATTTGCATCCAAATGACGTCTGCACGCATACCTCCGTGGAGAGTGGTAAACTCAGGCCGCAAAACTACACTGACCCATCCAGAGCCAAAGAAGAAATTAGCATCTCCAGACCGGCACAAGAGACTAGTGTGGAAGCGCCGGAACAAAATGACGCTAGTCCCGCCACGGAAAAGCCTGACGTTAACGGGAATCACGCCAATGACTGCGGCGAGGACCCCAATGAAGAGCTCTACACTACTATAAAGATCATGGCCTCTGAGGGCGGGAAGCCCAAAGGCCCCGACGTCCGTCTCGGCCAGAACCAGCATTACCCCAGTTACAAGCCGCCCCCCTTTCCCTATCACAGCCGTTCCCACGCCGGCTCCATGGCATCGGCGACCAACTTCACCACACACAACATCCCGCAGACGTTCACCACCGCCATCCGCTGCACCAAGTGCGGCAACAGCTTTGACAACATGCCCGAGCTGCACCAGCACATTTTGGCTTGCGCCAATGCCAGCGACAAGAAGCGCTACACTCCCAAAAAGAACCCCATCCCCCTTAAGCAAATAGTCAAATCTCCCAACGGAGTCGCGTCGCCCTCGGCAGGCCAGAGCGCCTTCCGAAGGATGGGCCAGCCAAAGCGACTTAACTTTAATCAGGatgtgaacaaaacaaaaatgagtgcCCTCAGTAAGAAGAAAAACCAGCTGGTCCAGAAGGCTATTTCACAAAAGAACAAAACCGCCACCTCGGCAAAGAAGGCCGCCATTAAAGTTGAAGAGGCGCAGAGTAACGTCTGCCCCCACTGCGGCCGGGAGTTCACTTACCAGGCCAGCCTCGGCAAACATATGGCCGTCAGCTGCCCCATGAAGCCTGCCATGAAAAAAAAGggcaagaaaaaagaagccgtgTCTGGCGCAGCGGAGAAAACCATGAGCAAGAAAGAATGTGAAGCGGCACAAACGGAGCCTGAGCCCAAACCCCTCGGAAAGACCAGAGCTCGCAGCTCCGGTGCGGCGGAACTCCCCGAACCGCCGCAGACGGCGAAAGGCAAAAGTGTGCTGAAGAGGCCCGCGTCGTTCCCGGCGGCGACCACCGCCGCCGGCAAAAAAGCCAAGAAGAGCCAGCCTCAGGCATCTCCCCCACACACTCCCAGTGACACCGCAGCACAGAAGCAACCCGTCAGGTTGCAGCGAATGGGCAAAGCGACGCCCAAGAGGTTAGCCGAGCCCAAGTCGTCGTCTCCGCCGCAGCCCAAGAAAGAAGAGCGCTTCTCCCTTCGGATGCGGGAGAGGCTCGGCGGTCCGGTCACCAGGAGCGCGCAGATGGCGGGCCCCGCCGTGGAGGCCAAAGCCGAGGACGCACCGACGCCTGAGCTAAAAGACGCGCCG GAGGTGCTGATGAAGTAA